From the Vanessa cardui chromosome 18, ilVanCard2.1, whole genome shotgun sequence genome, one window contains:
- the LOC124537266 gene encoding protein wech, whose translation MTSFANMTQSLAASLPATSSSATGANPADQEDPMAMSHLLCNLFDTINKPPNLQPTASTTATSTIPYDIWALPSCSSLQNATAPNMREYNTVSNNNHQNHSKEDNSSGSPGTSSSVSITCFRCEERTPTTRCLECNDLFCHECCHKVTSDCQLREHTLLPIHQISPIGARPNSVTNDKEVMYCELHGDPVRYYCEACIIFICQECTLWVHKDHCYSPIKGALDMCRIGVFRAIEDTKTGTKAIKTAIDRAVAMSKAYEKETAEANMKIRKAMRCFAQAIEDREKYLLDKVEKMRQAKMNELTDHMNTLRGILAGLAHTNETLVRSMDSEGIDLFMAKEKGRAQVDYFSCMFKNMYVTEERIMFIPPNYDLVDQIKRQCDVQSAPANSLHSLSSSSSLQSRQSLLHSLQSAQTFTPLSYQMPATNSLRSLPDYTNSHTRSTNYYDHSISTSIAMDSNSARGIGQAIPGYWMSVSVKPTRSPVSGVPMFSFGREGQDEGQVSRPWGLCVDREGNIIVADRRNNRIQIFNSRGEFRTMFGSKGTGPGEFDLPAGITTDTYGRIIVIDKDNHRVQIFTSSGNFILKFGSFGKECGQFQYPWDVAVNTLGNIVVTDTRNHRIQLFTSDGTYITKFVFEGANPAKMLKGPTTPRGVCFTTSGNIIVSDFENHRLLMVDPTLSKVLHCVGREGSGIGELNRPSGIVTDDDGRIIVADSKNHRVLVFTSELRILWAVDLKSPGLDDKDRPSDVALTPEGFLVVLFETLPDTARDITSHGKQYIKVY comes from the coding sequence ATGACGTCGTTCGCAAATATGACGCAGTCACTCGCCGCGAGTTTGCCGGCTACCTCTAGTTCTGCGACCGGTGCGAACCCCGCCGACCAAGAGGACCCCATGGCGATGTCGCATCTCCTCTGCAATCTCTTCGATACCATCAACAAGCCGCCAAACCTCCAGCCCACCGCGTCCACTACCGCGACGTCTACCATACCCTACGATATCTGGGCTCTTCCATCGTGTAGCTCGTTACAGAACGCTACTGCGCCAAACATGCGTGAGTACAATACTGTTTCCAATAATAACCACCAAAATCATTCTAAAGAAGATAATTCTAGCGGATCTCCCGGGACGTCGTCATCAGTCTCGATAACATGTTTCCGCTGCGAAGAACGCACTCCAACCACACGATGCCTTGAATGTAACGATCTCTTCTGTCATGAATGCTGTCACAAAGTAACTTCTGACTGCCAACTAAGGGAGCACACTCTGCTACCCATTCACCAAATATCACCCATCGGTGCTCGACCGAACTCGGTCACGAATGATAAAGAAGTAATGTACTGTGAGCTCCACGGAGATCCTGTTAGATATTACTGCGAAGCCTGTATCATTTTTATATGCCAAGAGTGTACTTTATGGGTACATAAAGATCACTGCTATTCACCTATAAAAGGTGCGCTTGATATGTGTAGAATTGGAGTTTTTAGAGCAATAGAAGACACAAAAACTGGAACGAAGGCTATCAAAACTGCAATAGACCGTGCAGTAGCAATGTCGAAAGCCTACGAGAAGGAAACTGCAGAGGCTAATATGAAAATTCGCAAAGCTATGCGTTGCTTCGCGCAGGCAATTGAAGACCGCGAAAAGTATTTGTTAGATAAGGTAGAAAAAATGCGTCAAGCTAAGATGAATGAGTTAACCGACCACATGAATACACTTCGCGGTATTCTCGCTGGCTTAGCACACACCAATGAAACTCTAGTGCGCAGCATGGATTCTGAGGGTATTGATTTGTTTATGGCCAAAGAAAAAGGAAGAGCACAAGTTGATTACTTTTcttgtatgtttaaaaatatgtatgtcaCGGAAGAGCGCATTATGTTTATACCGCCAAATTATGATTTAGTCGATCAAATAAAAAGGCAATGTGATGTTCAATCTGCTCCTGCAAATTCATTGCACTCTTTAAGCTCGTCCTCTTCCCTGCAGTCGCGACAGTCGCTGCTCCATTCATTACAATCAGCTCAAACGTTTACTCCTTTATCTTATCAAATGCCAGCTACTAATAGCCTACGATCGTTACCCGATTACACCAATAGCCATACAAGATCAACAAATTATTACGATCATAGTATCTCTACGAGTATAGCTATGGACTCTAACTCAGCACGCGGCATTGGACAAGCGATACCTGGATACTGGATGTCGGTGTCTGTGAAGCCTACTCGAAGTCCAGTATCTGGAGTTCCAATGTTTTCTTTTGGGCGAGAAGGTCAAGATGAAGGTCAAGTGTCCAGGCCCTGGGGCTTGTGTGTAGATAGAGAAGGAAATATAATAGTTGCAGATAGAAGAAATAACCGCATACAGATATTCAATAGTCGTGGCGAGTTTCGAACAATGTTTGGATCTAAAGGAACTGGCCCTGGAGAATTTGACCTTCCGGCTGGTATAACGACAGACACATACGGGCGTATAATAGTCATCGATAAAGACAATCACAGAGTTCAGATATTTACATCTTCAGGTAACTTTATCCTAAAGTTTGGTTCCTTCGGCAAAGAGTGTGGTCAGTTCCAATACCCATGGGACGTCGCTGTTAATACATTAGGTAATATTGTAGTGACCGATACTCGTAATCATCGCATTCAACTATTTACCAGTGATGGTACATATATAACCAAATTTGTTTTCGAAGGAGCTAATCCTGCCAAAATGTTGAAAGGTCCAACTACTCCGAGAGGTGTGTGTTTCACGACATCAGGAAATATCATAGTGTCTGATTTTGAGAATCATCGTTTGTTAATGGTAGACCCAACACTATCAAAGGTTCTTCATTGTGTAGGTAGAGAGGGTTCGGGTATCGGTGAGCTTAATCGCCCATCTGGAATCGTAACAGATGACGATGGTCGTATAATTGTAGCCGATTCGAAGAATCATCGTGTACTTGTTTTTACATCAGAGTTGCGTATTTTATGGGCTGTAGATCTGAAAAGCCCTGGACTAGACGACAAAGATCGTCCAAGCGACGTAGCTCTCACTCCAGAGGGGTTTCTTGTTGTATTGTTCGAGACCTTGCCTGACACCGCCCGCGATATTACATCCCACGGCAAGCAATACAtcaaagtatattaa
- the LOC124537468 gene encoding uncharacterized protein LOC124537468, which translates to MGQQVSAVVSSLGRFFEYPVKRKPICFYRQEDFTATGEPQRKVSDVHKVVMTDYDRLVDQFYKRLAEQRQYNQEMKEQDRRWSMQKVVRRFPGWNEVTIANLHSLFLLFDNQSNGMLGFDDFSAVLESLGDETSMETRKEKFKEADADNDGWITYDDFLSLVYNFSPQENGNLTGLARLCNEVADNIQFVSNLTVGEQLEYGLF; encoded by the exons ATGGGTCAACAAGTGAGTGCTGTTGTATCAAGTTTAGGTAGATTTTTTGAATATCCTGTTAAGAGAAAgccaatttgtttttataggcAGGAAGATTTTACGGCGACAG GAGAACCACAGAGGAAAGTATCAGATGTGCATAAGGTTGTTATGACGGACTACGATAGGCTAGTGGATCAGTTCTACAAGAGATTGGCGGAGCAGAGACAGTATAATCAA GAAATGAAAGAACAGGATCGGCGTTGGAGTATGCAGAAGGTAGTGCGACGGTTCCCAGGCTGGAATGAGGTCACCATCGCGAATCTTCACAGCCTATTTCTTCTCTTTGACAATCAATCTAACGGAATGCTTGGATTTGACGATTT TTCTGCAGTATTAGAAAGCTTAGGAGATGAAACGTCAATGGAAACtcgaaaagaaaaatttaaagaggCTGACGCTGACAATGACGGTTGGATTACTTACGACGATTTTTTGTcg TTGGTGTACAACTTTAGTCCACAAGAAAACGGCAATTTGACGGGATTAGCTCGTCTGTGTAACGAAGTTGCTGACAACATTCAATTCGTAAGCAACTTGACGGTTGGCGAACAACTCGAATAcggattattttaa
- the LOC124537541 gene encoding protein sneaky — protein sequence MKKSLFEKLGIYLLYIIRIYCPLLHLIIFSEYHEKRILKVLLGFIVGFCVGQLYFNLFLKDIPFLNDVGFILGIIVSVILGVSIAVSVQVRCISFLLLPMYCGKAGRGILKAIVLTYVVAGPITNMGLNAKEVVRVFACTTELSYNLSKHIYAQSYLPLNKALLDFTNEIVQIKENIRSIRDVISPIDYEIKGFVGLQQMKNENYFTDTLFDIVHDTDEVTKIFQLNQSTEEMNPYMMLYIEKMELRCENQLSHTVTMCMDIFASAYETCSRNVPSHAVILCWPLMLPHICDVKRSIRSDICNFKNQIDSGLGEGYTYLKLAKRELTTNLDTIKLQHKIHYERKLYDIQDAKETGERVLHAFAEKYTILKFVNISVYIFLALLFLRIPIASANYHDLYLTCIDYDNVYITDYFKRIDEKRCIKNKVNILPLKKMERNRYIDVHSTSYIPSERNKLLTQILKVMLEAVTATTFVMLDRLFYEALEVVRQHALEESATLNVQDIAIQVEGKGPLSSMLRKLLREFNINKCNKMVSNDACVPRPRAMPSIYYFKIYGGYLWILLLLYINPFTLRLRRLICSYFYYKREKERVLHLYNDILKKRLRMQKTLRKKAVQAVRAHYLSGENLLSMRMRYPQLLGWLGKLSVARMKCLICEETEPKYASHKQTSIEVWHSCISTRCPFVYCNECWMEVGSQCLACDPALAELSDVDSLSDNNPPRY from the exons ATGAAGAAATCGCTATTCGAGAAACTAggaatatacttattatatataattcgtaTATATTGTCCTCTGTTACATTTGATAATATTCTCAGAATAtcatgaaaaaagaatattaaaagttttattaggTTTTATTGTGGGTTTCTGTGTGGGACAACTTTACTTCAACTTGTTTTTAAAGGACATACCTTTTCTAAATGACGTCGGTTTTATTTTAGGTATAATCGTAAGCGTAATTCTAG GCGTATCGATAGCAGTATCAGTACAGGTTCGTTGTATTTCGTTCTTGTTATTACCCATGTACTGTGGAAAGGCTGGTCGTGGTATTTTGAAGGCTATCGTACTGACATACGTCGTTGCTG GACCGATAACAAACATGGGTTTAAACGCAAAAGAAGTGGTACGAGTTTTCGCTTGCACAACTGAGCTGTCTTATAATCTTTCTAAACATATTTATGCCCAAAGCTACCTTCCATTAAACAAAGCTTTGCTGGATTTTACCAACGAGATTGTTCAGATAAAGGAAAATATCAg ATCCATTCGTGATGTTATATCTCCAATTGATTATGAAATTAAAGGTTTTGTTGGATTGCAACagatgaaaaatgaaaattattttacagacaCTCTATTTGACATCGTTCATGATACTGAcgaagtaacaaaaatattcca GTTGAACCAGTCAACTGAAGAGATGAATCCATATATGATGTTATATATCGAAAAGATGGAATTACGTTGTGAAAATCAACTTTCTCATACAGTTACGATGTGCATGGATATATTTGCGTCAGCCTACGAAACATGCAGTAGGAATGTACCGTCTCACGCTGTTATACTCTGCTGGCCGTTGATGTTGCCTCATATATGTGATGTGAAACGTTCAATTAGAAGTGATATTTGTAACTTCAAGAATcag ATAGACTCTGGTCTTGGAGAAGGCTACACTTACCTGAAGTTAGCTAAAAGAGAATTGACTACGAATTTAGACACGATTAAATTGCAGCACAAAATCCATTACGAACGGAAGCTTTACGACATTCag GATGCCAAGGAGACTGGGGAACGTGTACTTCACGCATTTGCAGAAAAATACACCATTTTGAAGTTCGTCAATATCTCGGTGTACATTTTTTTAGCTCTCCTGTTTCTACGTATTCCAATAGCTTCAGCAAACTATCATGATTTATATCTTACTTGCATTGACTACGACAATGTTTACAttactgattattttaaaagaatcgaTGAGAAacgatgtataaaaaataaagtcaacATTTTGCCTTTGAAAAAG ATGGAACGGAACAGATATATAGATGTTCACTCAACATCCTACATACCGTCAGAGCGAAACAAGCTCTTGACGCAAATTCTGAAAGTAATGCTCGAGGCGGTTACCGCTACCACCTTTGTGATGTTAGACAGACTATTTTATGAAGCGCTGGAAGTTGTGCGGCAGCATGCGTTAGAAGAAAGTGCAACATTGAATGTGCAAGATATTGCAATTcag GTTGAAGGAAAAGGGCCTTTGTCTTCTATGCTGCGGAAACTCCTAAGAgagtttaacataaataaatgcaaCAAAATGGTTTCAAATGACGCCTGCGTTCCCCGGCCTCGAGCTATGCcttcgatttattattttaaaatttatggaGGATATCTGTGGATTCTACTGTTGCTATACATTAATCCATTTACGCTGAGATTGCGGAG ACTGATCTGCAGTTACTTTTACTACAAACGAGAAAAGGAACGCGTATTACACCTTTACAACGACATACTTAAAAAACGTCTGAGAATGCAGAAAACTCTACGCAAGAAAGCCGTACAGGCAGTTCGCGCCCATTATCTTTCAGGCGAGAACTTACTTAGTATGAGAATGAGATATCCTCAATTGTTGGGCTGGCTTGGAAAGTTATCAGTGGCCAGGATGAAGTGTTTGATTTGTGAGGAAACTGAACCGAAATACGCCAGTCATAAACAAA CTTCAATTGAAGTGTGGCACTCTTGTATAAGTACTAGATGTCCATTCGTGTATTGCAATGAGTGCTGGATGGAAGTTGGTTCACAATGTCTCGCCTGCGATCCCGCGCTAGCTGAGCTGAGCGATGTGGATTCCCTTAGCGATAACAACCCTCCACGATATTAA